Proteins co-encoded in one Hymenobacter swuensis DY53 genomic window:
- the porQ gene encoding type IX secretion system protein PorQ: MNLPLRRAVAVSGLLLLGLVPAVQAQIGGQQAFSFLNLPTSAKLAGLGGANVSARDADATMLYGNPALLNSEMDGRLALGYVDYLADIKQSTAAYVFNTQKAGRFGVGLTYLSYGNFEQFDVAGNSLGQFSVNEYALSVADSYTTGVFTIGGTLKLAGSGIAGNHSFAALADVGGLFKHPDQDFTVGLVVRNAGIQLKPYDGADREPMPLDVQLGTSFKPEHLPLRFSFTAHHLQQLDIVYLDPNQRGQLDENGEEVKPKKSLGDKIARHFVVGGELLLSKNLNVRVGYNHLQRRELRLENTAGGAGFSFGVMLRVSQFQLDYTHAGYHASGGANYFTIARNIDSLFKKQL, translated from the coding sequence ATGAATCTACCCTTACGCCGCGCCGTTGCTGTTTCCGGTCTGCTCCTGTTGGGCCTCGTTCCCGCCGTGCAGGCCCAGATTGGCGGACAGCAGGCCTTTTCTTTTCTGAACCTGCCTACCAGTGCCAAGCTGGCTGGCCTGGGTGGGGCCAACGTATCAGCCCGCGACGCGGATGCCACTATGCTCTACGGCAACCCGGCCCTGCTCAACAGTGAAATGGATGGCCGCCTGGCGTTGGGCTACGTTGATTACCTGGCCGATATCAAGCAAAGCACGGCCGCATACGTGTTCAATACCCAGAAAGCGGGCCGTTTCGGCGTGGGCCTGACCTATTTGAGCTACGGTAACTTTGAGCAGTTTGACGTGGCCGGCAACTCGCTGGGGCAGTTTTCGGTGAATGAGTACGCGCTGAGCGTTGCCGACTCCTATACTACCGGTGTCTTTACCATCGGGGGCACGCTGAAGCTGGCGGGTTCAGGTATTGCTGGTAACCACTCTTTTGCCGCTTTAGCCGATGTAGGCGGGCTTTTTAAGCACCCCGACCAGGATTTTACAGTAGGATTAGTAGTCCGCAACGCTGGTATTCAGCTCAAGCCTTACGACGGGGCCGACCGGGAGCCAATGCCGCTGGATGTGCAGCTGGGTACGTCCTTCAAACCCGAGCACCTGCCGTTGCGCTTCTCCTTCACGGCTCACCACCTCCAGCAGCTTGATATCGTGTACCTCGACCCGAATCAGCGCGGTCAGCTGGACGAGAATGGAGAAGAGGTGAAACCTAAAAAGAGCCTCGGTGATAAAATTGCCCGGCATTTTGTGGTAGGAGGGGAGCTGCTGCTGAGCAAGAACCTGAACGTGCGGGTGGGCTACAACCATTTGCAGCGCCGGGAGCTGCGCCTGGAGAACACTGCGGGCGGGGCCGGTTTCTCCTTTGGGGTGATGCTGCGCGTAAGTCAGTTCCAGCTTGATTACACTCACGCGGGCTACCACGCGTCGGGTGGGGCCAACTACTTCACCATTGCCCGGAACATCGATTCGTTGTTCAAAAAACAGCTTTAG